The Artemia franciscana unplaced genomic scaffold, ASM3288406v1 Scaffold_2494, whole genome shotgun sequence genome includes a window with the following:
- the LOC136042923 gene encoding mucin-2-like, which yields MMKLLLLFSMICMNLVLAVFYDDNAKFCVDNFDNDKYLSRPVAGVIDAIGNKRTYCVCYILIKGVKETYYEATRSCNLIKDVTLSRLPFIRHIDVKYTYRPPMVIYDYEPLAKYVGQLSREGKISDLDLWGRELITYGAKHMPKCTPIRCQRKTSKCDWRTTFNEGYIKYEIETKFCKTKLKLAVVCELHITDNEVGEENKCNKKDLERLISKRQNIRKTTATTESSTTLTTTHTTTLTVTTTAKLTTVSTTVSTTIPTTTPAKLTTATAMPSSTPSTTSITTPTTAYTTISKTTPTTKTTTPTTTAVTISTTLSTQSTTSPNTISTAASTVTPTTNLTIHITSSTIKFTTKPTTVSNTGSTTTPTTTATIPTTPTTTHTTTTYTSTITPTTVSATIPTNIFTKLTTPTTISTIYLITPITISTITSTAKPTTVSNPVSTTISTITSTTPSIPTTKCITTSTITPTTTSATVSTITPNATAIALNAHTATPSTTTSASSTQTTIPITATPIITSTNTPIKKAITMNATLTKPATTPTPTTTTNTVSNIVSTASLPTRLSTKPSNTATTTTSTTISTTTYITTHTAILPTKLNTPTTTPTQSLITMYTTFNTPSTPTNNFSKTFNTATTPTTLAAKPTTTMITATPTTISFTTYVTIPTTMQTTTTTTPTTESILITTPTAAFHTVSTTKPTTKTTTQHNTTPTTTSTTTPTTNLTTTLNTPTRPCSIPTNLSTSVSTITPTATPVRPRPTATLSTTPTATSTAKTTTKHTTTPSKNKKFNPTEIEMFLNKCNRSAEIETFRNSLDKEFLSTYDPELLSKISRTLHDIKIALKLLQELNGCFQIFGNKQRLDNFEYKLGKALKSINDYKMYRSIFKETPRYYGRHIIFYYISFIVCVNFSIIYFMLDQGFKSNNNNLFLS from the coding sequence AACACTATCAAGACTCCCATTTATTCGTCATATAGATGTAAAGTATACGTACCGACCACCGATGGTGATATATGATTACGAGCCTCTTGCTAAGTACGTGGGACAATTATCTCGAGAAGGAAAAATATCAGACCTTGATCTCTGGGGAAGAGAACTTATTACTTATGGTGCTAAACATATGCCAAAGTGTACACCAATTAGATGccaaagaaaaacaagtaaatgtGATTGGCGTACTACATTCAACGAAGGAtacataaaatatgaaatagaaACCAAATTTTGTAAGACGAAGTTAAAGTTGGCGGTGGTATGTGAACTGCACATAACTGATAATGAAGTGGGGGAAGAAAACAAATGCAACAAGAAGGATTTAGAAAGACTTATAagcaaaagacaaaatattagGAAGACTACAGCGACTACCGAATCTTCAACAACACTTACTACTACACATACTACAACACTGACTGTGACAACGACTGCTAAACTTACTACTGTGTCTACTACTGTATCTACTACCATACCTACTACCACACCAGCTAAACTGACTACAGCGACCGCTATGCCTTCTAGTACACCTAGTACTACATCTATTACGACACCTACTACTGCATATACCACTATTTCTAAGACTACACCTACTACCAAAACTACTACACCGACTACAACAGCTGTTACAATTTCTACCACACTTTCTACTCAATCTACTACTTCACCTAATACTATATCTACTGCTGCATCTACTGTTACACCAACTACCAATCTTACCATACATATTACGTCATCGACTATTAAATTCACAACTAAACCCACTACTGTATCTAACACTGGATCTACTACCACTCCTACCACCACAGCTACTATACCAACTACACCGACAACtacacatactactactacttatactTCTACCATTACACCTACTACTGTATCTGCTACCATACCTACTAACATATTTACTAAACTGACAACACCAACTACTATATCGACTATCTATCTTATCACACCTATTACCATATCAACTATTACATCGACAGCTAAACCCACTACTGTATCTAATCCTGTATCCACTACCATATCTACTATCACATCTACTACACCATCCATACCGACTACTAAATGTATTACCACTTCTACAATTACACCTACTACTACATCTGCTACCGTATCTACTATCACTCCAAATGCCACAGCTATTGCACTGAATGCACATACTGCTACACCTTCTACTACTACAAGTGCTTCTTCCACACAAACGACAATACCGATTACTGCCACACCTATTATCACATCTACTAACACACCTATTAAAAAAGCTATCACAATGAACGCTACTTTAACTAAACCTGCTACCACACCTACACCGACTACTACAACAAATACTGTATCCAACATTGTTTCTACAGCTTCCTTACCGACTAGACTGTCTACTAAACCTTCTAATACAGCGACTACCACCACCTCTACTACCATATCTACTACTACATATATTACTACCCATACTGCCATTCTTCCTACTAAATTGAATACACCTACTACCACACCTACACAATCACTTATCACAATGTATACTACTTTTAATACCCCTAGTACACCTACTAATAATTTTTCTAAGACCTTTAATACAGCTACTACACCTACCACTTTGGCTGCTAAACCTACCACTACAATGATCACTGCCACACCTACAACCATATCTTTTACCACATATGTTACAATACCTACTACCATGCAAACTACTACAACAACTACACCTACTACAGAATCTATACTGATTACTACACCAACTGCTGCATTTCACACCGTATCTACTACTAAACCGACTACAAAAACTACCACCCAACATAATACCACACCTACTACCACATCTACCACCACACCTACAACTAACCTGACTACTACACTTAACACACCGACTAGACCTTGCAGCATACCTACTAATTTATCTACTAGTGTATCTACTATAACACCTACTGCCACACCTGTTAGACCGAGACCAACTGCTACACTGAGTACTACACCTACTGCTACATCTACagctaaaactactactaaaCATACTACGACACCttccaaaaacaagaaatttaatCCCACAGAAATTGAAATGTTCTTGAACAAGTGTAATAGATCAGCAGAAATAGAAACTTTTCGAAACTCTCTTGATAAAGAATTTTTAAGCACATATGATCCTGAATTGTTATCAAAAATAAGTAGAACTCTACATGACATTAAAATTGCTTTGAAATTACTTCAAGAATTGAATGGGTGCTTTCAAATATTTGGTAACAAACAACGCTTGGACAACTTTGAGTATAAACTTGGAAAAGCACTAAAATCAATTAATGACTACAAAATGTATCGATCAATATTCAAAGAAACACCAAGATATTATGGTCgtcatattattttctattatatttcatttattgtatgtgttaatttttctattatctATTTCATGTTGGATCAGGGCTTCAAAAGCAACAATAATAATTTGTTCTTGTCCTAA